One Bacillus sp. (in: firmicutes) DNA window includes the following coding sequences:
- a CDS encoding endospore germination permease, whose translation MLEKGKISALQMALILHPTVIATGILIVPAISGKHAGRDLWLTPLIACVAGFFAFWIAYTLHKMYPGKTVMEYSEIILGKWLGKIVSFCLLFYYIDNLGIVVREYADFITGGFLPKTPLYIISGSILFVCALAVYSGIEVIARATQVFFPATIILLVGVFIFLIPELELNNMFPILEKGIGPVFKGSVVFFGWFSEFFLAAFLLPFVTDKENVRKWGNLSVVSVLFAMMITNFTGLFLFGESVEKLMYPILTAAKYISVADFIDHIEVLFAMIWVAGIFMKTSFIFYAAAMATAQWLELSDYRSLVFPLAFVGVVWSIWTTPNISHFTHFLGTIGPFYFISVNLAIPTFLLFIALIKRSINKGKGGQVHG comes from the coding sequence ATGCTGGAAAAAGGAAAAATATCAGCCTTACAAATGGCGTTAATTTTACATCCGACGGTTATTGCTACTGGTATATTAATCGTTCCAGCCATTTCCGGAAAACATGCGGGGCGTGACTTATGGTTAACCCCGTTAATAGCCTGTGTTGCCGGTTTTTTTGCCTTTTGGATAGCCTACACCCTCCATAAAATGTATCCTGGAAAAACCGTAATGGAATATAGTGAAATTATTTTGGGAAAATGGTTAGGAAAAATCGTTTCTTTCTGTTTGTTGTTTTATTATATCGATAATTTAGGGATCGTCGTCCGGGAATATGCGGATTTTATTACGGGAGGTTTTTTGCCGAAAACTCCTTTATACATTATTAGTGGCTCAATACTCTTTGTCTGTGCGCTTGCAGTATACAGTGGGATTGAGGTAATTGCCCGGGCCACTCAAGTTTTTTTTCCGGCAACAATTATCCTTTTAGTCGGTGTATTTATTTTTTTAATACCTGAATTGGAATTAAACAACATGTTTCCTATTTTAGAAAAAGGAATTGGGCCTGTTTTTAAAGGTTCGGTAGTTTTTTTCGGATGGTTTAGTGAGTTTTTTTTAGCAGCGTTTTTATTACCATTTGTTACCGATAAAGAAAATGTAAGGAAATGGGGGAATCTATCGGTTGTATCCGTATTGTTTGCGATGATGATCACGAATTTTACAGGACTTTTCCTTTTTGGCGAATCAGTGGAGAAACTTATGTACCCCATTTTAACCGCGGCAAAATATATTAGCGTAGCGGACTTTATTGATCATATCGAAGTCCTATTTGCTATGATTTGGGTTGCTGGAATCTTTATGAAAACCTCTTTTATCTTTTATGCAGCAGCTATGGCTACCGCACAATGGCTTGAACTATCTGATTATAGATCACTTGTTTTTCCGCTGGCATTCGTTGGCGTTGTTTGGTCTATTTGGACAACACCAAATATATCGCATTTTACTCATTTTTTAGGGACGATTGGCCCTTTTTATTTTATATCCGTCAATCTAGCAATTCCAACTTTTTTGCTTTTCATAGCGTTAATTAAACGGAGTATAAATAAAGGAAAGGGTGGACAGGTGCATGGGTAA
- a CDS encoding Ger(x)C family spore germination protein, whose product MGKVGLISLLYLSLCLVLSGCWDRKEVNDLAIIVGAAIDEGKEDPVLLTLLFMVTSGGTGGSSMGSQSNETQQQEVLMSVEGKTIADAVSKMQEKLSRRIFWGHNRVIIFGEKLAKKGIKEHIDFFVRHPETRLRAFTFISKGEAHTLLETEPLLEESRAEMLRELMELDIAIKVPIKELMSLLSKEGENAVIPWIETAELTPEKPEKGYRLNGLAVISNGKMIDKLTQKESRGLMWIQDKIEQATITVQPNEEEKPVTMIHLHAKTDLKAKVENGEPIVYLKIRTEDDVLQNASKINLLDEKAVKDLEKQAAQDISSYIDLVLNRVQKELQVDALGFSDAFLRADPKWWKSVEKEWDEIFPTIKVEKDVKVFVRRQGMVTEPSGIPKEELKEK is encoded by the coding sequence ATGGGTAAAGTCGGTCTTATTAGTCTTCTTTATCTTTCATTGTGCTTGGTCCTTTCTGGATGCTGGGATCGTAAAGAAGTAAATGACTTGGCCATCATTGTTGGGGCAGCGATTGACGAGGGAAAGGAAGACCCCGTTTTGTTAACATTATTATTTATGGTTACCAGTGGCGGTACAGGAGGTTCATCTATGGGGTCTCAATCGAATGAAACGCAGCAACAAGAAGTTCTCATGTCGGTAGAAGGTAAAACAATTGCCGATGCAGTATCAAAAATGCAAGAAAAATTGTCGCGTAGAATTTTTTGGGGACATAATCGGGTCATCATTTTTGGTGAGAAACTAGCGAAAAAAGGTATAAAAGAGCATATTGATTTTTTTGTCCGCCATCCAGAAACACGACTTCGGGCTTTTACGTTTATTTCTAAAGGAGAGGCCCATACCTTATTGGAAACGGAACCCCTTTTAGAAGAAAGTCGAGCGGAAATGCTGCGTGAACTAATGGAACTTGATATCGCAATTAAAGTACCAATAAAAGAATTAATGTCTCTATTAAGTAAAGAAGGAGAAAATGCGGTTATCCCGTGGATTGAAACAGCAGAACTGACACCGGAAAAACCAGAGAAAGGCTATCGATTAAATGGACTCGCTGTTATTTCTAATGGAAAAATGATAGATAAACTTACACAAAAAGAATCCCGTGGATTAATGTGGATTCAGGATAAAATTGAACAAGCAACGATTACTGTTCAGCCAAACGAAGAAGAAAAACCCGTTACGATGATTCATTTACATGCGAAAACAGATTTGAAAGCGAAAGTAGAAAACGGGGAACCAATCGTATATTTGAAGATTCGTACAGAGGACGATGTTTTGCAAAATGCCTCAAAAATCAACTTATTAGATGAAAAGGCAGTAAAAGATCTTGAAAAGCAAGCAGCACAAGATATTTCGTCTTATATTGATTTAGTTTTAAATCGTGTTCAAAAAGAATTACAAGTGGATGCGTTAGGTTTTTCCGATGCTTTTTTACGAGCTGATCCGAAATGGTGGAAAAGTGTAGAAAAAGAATGGGACGAAATTTTTCCTACTATTAAAGTAGAAAAAGATGTTAAAGTGTTTGTTCGCCGTCAAGGAATGGTGACCGAACCGTCTGGTATTCCAAAAGAAGAACTGAAAGAGAAGTGA
- the trpS gene encoding tryptophan--tRNA ligase, protein MMKTIFSGIQPSGTITLGNYIGALKQFVELQDEYNCYFCIVDQHAITVPQDRLELRKNIRSLAALYLAVGIDPNKATLFIQSEVPAHAQAGWILQCISYIGELERMTQFKDKSAGKEAVSAGLLTYPPLMAADILLYGTDLVPVGEDQKQHLELTRDLAERFNKRYNEIFTIPEVRIPKVGARIMSLQDPTKKMSKSDPNQKAFITLLDEPKQIEKKIKSAVTDSEGVVRYDKENKPGISNLLSIYSILADTPIEELERKYEGKGYGEFKADLAEVVVNALTPIQERYYELIDSEELDDILDQGAEKANKVANKMLKKIENAIGLGRKRRRS, encoded by the coding sequence ATAATGAAGACAATTTTTTCAGGTATTCAACCGAGCGGTACCATTACACTTGGGAATTACATCGGAGCCTTAAAGCAATTTGTCGAACTTCAAGACGAATACAATTGTTACTTCTGTATCGTCGACCAGCATGCCATTACAGTTCCGCAAGATCGGCTGGAATTACGAAAAAACATTCGAAGTCTTGCAGCTCTCTATTTAGCTGTCGGCATTGATCCGAACAAAGCGACCTTGTTTATCCAATCAGAAGTTCCTGCACATGCGCAAGCAGGATGGATTTTACAATGTATTTCCTACATTGGTGAATTAGAGCGCATGACTCAATTTAAAGACAAGTCCGCTGGAAAAGAAGCGGTATCAGCTGGATTACTTACTTATCCACCTTTAATGGCAGCTGACATTCTTCTTTACGGTACGGACCTTGTTCCTGTTGGGGAAGACCAAAAACAACATTTAGAATTAACGCGTGATTTAGCAGAACGATTTAATAAGCGATATAATGAAATTTTTACAATTCCAGAAGTACGGATTCCAAAAGTCGGCGCCCGGATTATGTCCTTACAAGATCCAACGAAAAAAATGAGTAAATCCGATCCGAACCAAAAAGCGTTCATTACGTTGTTAGATGAGCCGAAACAAATTGAAAAGAAAATTAAAAGTGCGGTAACGGATTCGGAAGGAGTTGTCCGTTACGACAAAGAAAACAAACCAGGCATCTCTAACTTGCTATCCATTTATTCGATTTTAGCTGACACACCAATCGAAGAACTCGAACGGAAATATGAAGGAAAAGGTTACGGTGAATTTAAGGCAGATTTAGCCGAAGTGGTCGTTAACGCCTTAACTCCTATTCAAGAACGTTATTATGAGCTGATTGATTCAGAAGAGCTTGACGACATTCTTGACCAAGGGGCAGAAAAAGCGAACAAAGTAGCCAATAAAATGCTGAAGAAGATTGAAAATGCCATAGGATTAGGAAGAAAAAGAAGAAGATCATAA
- a CDS encoding DUF3899 domain-containing protein yields MWKKVATMFSISQIVIILLVLIRTNSIPLIDYINVSFLIGGLFFFIALSIFLMSSGFLDLTVYGFRRVFSVNGRTLSKEEVEEMRKLSELVTVNYLPFLLTGILILFVMIGALYFYYN; encoded by the coding sequence GTGTGGAAGAAGGTAGCAACCATGTTCTCTATCTCACAAATTGTTATTATCCTTTTAGTACTCATTCGTACAAATTCTATTCCATTAATTGACTATATCAATGTTTCGTTTCTAATCGGTGGATTATTCTTCTTTATTGCTTTATCGATCTTTTTAATGAGTAGCGGATTTCTCGACTTAACCGTATATGGTTTTCGCCGTGTATTTAGCGTTAATGGGAGAACTTTATCAAAAGAAGAAGTAGAAGAGATGAGAAAACTATCAGAACTGGTGACGGTTAATTACCTTCCTTTTTTATTAACAGGGATTTTGATTCTTTTTGTCATGATCGGAGCACTGTATTTTTACTATAATTAA
- a CDS encoding peptide ABC transporter substrate-binding protein: MRNSKFLLFLSFTLVLSMFLAACAGGSNQTDQGQGNEPQDEPKEEVKQVLNLIESAEIPTMDSVKGTDAVAFNVMNNVFEGLYRLGQDNEPVLGVAAEEPQVNEDGTVYTFKIRDDAKWSDGSNVTAHDFVFAWRRAVDPNVGSEYGPYMMNGVIKNADKVSAGELPLEELGVKALDDKTLEVTLERPVPYFKSLMTFPTFYPQKEEFVTEKGDQYASNSDNLLYNGPFVLTDWNGTGLSWKMVKNEHYWDKDTVKLEEINVNVVKETSTAVNLYETGEIDRVALSGEFALQYKGHEEYQTYLEPVIFWFKFNQKNEALANVNIRKAISMAIDRQAMVDNILANGSVVANYAVPKDFVFHNGKDFRDGNGDLLAYDPEKAKEYWQKGLEELGKTELELEILGGDTELSKKMDEFFKDQLEKTLPGLTIKLKEVPFKIRLDLDTKEEYDIQVAGWGPDYQDPMTFSDLWVTDGGNNHMNYSNPKYDELIEAAKTTLATDLDARWEALQEAERILMEDAAIGPLYQRGVAVLQKPYVKGLVVHPFGADFSYKWAYIEK; this comes from the coding sequence GTGAGAAACTCTAAGTTTTTATTGTTCTTGAGTTTCACCCTTGTTCTAAGCATGTTTTTAGCAGCATGCGCTGGCGGTAGCAACCAAACCGATCAAGGACAAGGTAATGAACCTCAAGATGAACCAAAAGAAGAAGTGAAACAAGTACTTAACTTAATTGAAAGCGCTGAAATTCCAACAATGGACAGCGTAAAAGGTACAGACGCTGTTGCCTTCAACGTCATGAACAACGTATTTGAAGGTCTTTACCGTCTTGGACAAGACAATGAACCTGTCTTGGGTGTTGCGGCTGAAGAGCCACAAGTGAACGAAGACGGTACAGTGTATACGTTCAAAATCCGCGACGATGCGAAATGGTCTGACGGATCTAACGTAACTGCTCACGACTTCGTATTCGCATGGCGCCGTGCGGTGGACCCTAATGTTGGTTCTGAGTACGGTCCATACATGATGAATGGTGTTATTAAAAACGCTGATAAAGTATCTGCTGGTGAATTACCATTAGAAGAACTTGGCGTTAAAGCACTTGATGACAAAACGCTAGAAGTTACGCTTGAGCGTCCAGTTCCTTACTTCAAATCTCTAATGACATTCCCAACATTCTATCCACAAAAAGAAGAATTCGTTACTGAGAAAGGCGACCAATACGCTTCTAACAGCGATAACTTACTATATAACGGTCCATTCGTATTAACTGACTGGAACGGAACAGGTCTTTCTTGGAAAATGGTGAAAAACGAACACTATTGGGACAAAGACACAGTTAAACTTGAAGAAATTAACGTAAACGTTGTTAAAGAAACAAGTACGGCTGTTAACCTTTATGAAACTGGTGAAATCGACCGTGTAGCATTAAGCGGTGAATTTGCACTGCAATATAAAGGTCATGAAGAATACCAAACTTACTTAGAGCCAGTAATTTTCTGGTTTAAATTCAACCAAAAGAACGAAGCTCTTGCGAACGTAAACATTCGTAAAGCGATTTCTATGGCAATTGACCGTCAAGCGATGGTTGACAACATTTTAGCAAACGGTTCTGTGGTAGCAAACTACGCTGTACCAAAAGATTTCGTATTCCATAACGGTAAAGACTTCCGTGATGGAAACGGCGACTTACTTGCTTATGACCCTGAAAAAGCCAAAGAATACTGGCAAAAAGGTTTAGAAGAGCTTGGTAAAACTGAACTTGAGTTAGAAATTCTTGGTGGCGACACTGAGCTATCTAAGAAAATGGACGAATTCTTCAAAGACCAACTGGAAAAAACACTTCCAGGTCTTACAATTAAGCTAAAAGAAGTTCCATTCAAAATTCGTCTTGACCTAGATACGAAAGAAGAGTATGACATCCAAGTGGCTGGTTGGGGTCCTGACTATCAAGATCCAATGACATTCTCCGACCTTTGGGTAACTGACGGTGGAAATAACCATATGAATTACTCTAACCCTAAATACGATGAGTTAATAGAAGCAGCGAAGACAACGCTTGCAACGGATTTAGATGCACGTTGGGAAGCTCTTCAAGAAGCTGAGCGCATCCTTATGGAAGACGCAGCCATCGGTCCTCTTTACCAACGTGGTGTAGCGGTACTTCAAAAACCATATGTTAAAGGATTGGTTGTACACCCATTCGGAGCTGACTTTAGCTACAAGTGGGCATACATCGAGAAATAA
- a CDS encoding ABC transporter permease codes for MAKYIIQRLIYMFITLFLIASATFFLMKFMPGTPFTAQEKLTEAQLEILNEKYGLNDPLPVQYANYMLNLLKGDLGTSFQFDNRSVTELLTDRIGPSALLGLQAMIVGTILGVIFGVVAAIKQNTWLDYGSTFLAVLGKSIPSFVFAALLQYWIGVKAGWLPVAFWGEFKHTIMPTIALSIFPLSIAARFMRTEMIEVLSSDYILLARAKGANGFEIAFKHAFRNALIPLITVLGPLAVGLLTGSLVIEKIFSIPGLGEQFVKSIMVLDFPVIMGTTLLFAFLLILIILIVDILYGVIDPRIRLAGGKK; via the coding sequence ATGGCGAAGTATATTATCCAGCGTTTAATATACATGTTCATAACGCTCTTTCTTATTGCTTCCGCCACCTTTTTCCTCATGAAATTTATGCCTGGGACTCCCTTCACTGCACAGGAAAAATTGACTGAGGCCCAACTCGAAATTTTGAACGAAAAATATGGATTAAATGATCCTCTTCCTGTCCAATATGCCAATTACATGTTGAACTTATTGAAGGGAGACCTAGGTACATCCTTCCAATTTGATAACCGCAGTGTCACTGAATTACTTACAGATCGAATTGGTCCTTCCGCCTTACTTGGTCTCCAAGCGATGATTGTAGGTACGATTTTAGGTGTTATTTTTGGGGTAGTTGCCGCTATAAAACAAAATACATGGCTGGATTATGGTAGTACGTTTTTAGCGGTACTAGGTAAATCGATTCCATCCTTCGTATTTGCGGCCCTTCTTCAATATTGGATTGGGGTTAAAGCCGGTTGGTTACCAGTAGCCTTCTGGGGCGAATTTAAACACACGATCATGCCAACGATTGCGTTATCCATCTTTCCGTTATCCATTGCGGCACGTTTTATGCGTACAGAGATGATTGAAGTTTTAAGCTCAGATTACATCTTGTTAGCACGTGCGAAAGGGGCAAACGGTTTCGAAATTGCCTTTAAACACGCATTTCGTAACGCCTTAATTCCATTGATTACAGTTTTAGGACCACTAGCTGTTGGTCTTTTAACGGGTTCACTTGTTATTGAGAAAATTTTCTCAATTCCAGGTCTTGGGGAACAATTCGTTAAGTCCATTATGGTACTTGACTTCCCTGTTATTATGGGAACAACACTTTTGTTCGCGTTCTTATTAATCCTTATTATATTAATTGTCGATATTTTATACGGCGTCATTGACCCTCGAATTCGTTTAGCGGGAGGTAAGAAGTAA
- a CDS encoding ABC transporter permease: MKATEERIPKELFEPAQIDQLNNEKIAKPSLNFWQDSWLRVRKNKGAIIALVVLIFLTFMAFVGPYMNDYTFDEQNLAHANLPPRVPVLENFGILDGTSERNGQTFNMYELKGIEDYYWFGTDSLGRDIFTRLWKGTQVSLYIAVIATLIDVLIGVAYGGISAYYGGRVDNIMQRILEILAGIPNLVIVILMILVLEPGITSIIFALALTGWIGMARVVRGQVLKLKNQEFVLASKTLGASDAKIIFKHLIPNLAGIIIINTMFTIPSAIFFEAFLSFIGLGLQAPLASLGTLIDDGYKTMQFLPHALFFPALVLSLLLIAFNLLADGLRDAFDPKMRD, translated from the coding sequence ATGAAAGCGACTGAAGAAAGAATTCCGAAAGAATTATTTGAACCCGCTCAAATTGACCAATTAAATAATGAAAAAATTGCGAAACCAAGTTTAAACTTTTGGCAAGATTCATGGTTACGTGTTCGTAAAAATAAAGGGGCCATTATAGCCTTGGTTGTGTTAATCTTTTTAACGTTTATGGCCTTTGTAGGACCGTATATGAACGATTACACCTTTGATGAACAAAACTTGGCCCATGCGAACTTACCTCCACGTGTACCTGTGTTAGAGAATTTCGGTATTTTAGATGGGACATCAGAGCGTAACGGCCAAACGTTTAATATGTACGAGCTTAAAGGAATTGAAGATTATTATTGGTTTGGTACAGATAGCCTTGGTCGTGATATTTTTACCCGTTTATGGAAAGGGACGCAAGTTTCCCTTTATATTGCAGTTATAGCAACATTAATTGACGTGTTAATCGGTGTAGCTTACGGAGGAATTTCGGCATATTACGGCGGTCGTGTCGACAATATTATGCAGCGAATTCTTGAAATTCTTGCGGGAATTCCAAACTTAGTCATCGTCATTTTAATGATTCTCGTTTTAGAGCCGGGAATTACTTCGATTATATTTGCTTTAGCTTTAACTGGCTGGATAGGAATGGCTCGTGTCGTACGGGGACAAGTATTAAAACTGAAAAATCAAGAGTTCGTATTAGCGTCCAAAACACTTGGAGCCAGTGACGCGAAAATTATTTTTAAACACCTAATTCCAAACTTAGCGGGTATTATCATCATTAACACGATGTTTACGATTCCAAGTGCCATTTTCTTTGAAGCCTTTTTAAGCTTCATCGGACTTGGTTTACAAGCTCCGTTAGCATCTTTAGGTACGCTAATTGATGATGGGTACAAGACAATGCAATTTTTACCACACGCATTGTTCTTCCCGGCATTAGTCCTCAGTTTATTATTGATTGCATTTAACTTATTAGCAGATGGATTACGCGATGCGTTTGATCCGAAAATGCGCGATTAA
- a CDS encoding ABC transporter ATP-binding protein: protein MEKILEVKDLNISFHTFAGEVKAIRGVNFDLYKGETLAIVGESGSGKSVTTKSIMRLLPEHNSEIKGGQILFEGKDLAKASEKEMQKIRGKDISMIFQDPMTSLNPTMTVGKQIMEPLLKHQKLSKAEAKQRAIELLKLVGIPKPEIRFKQYPHQFSGGMRQRVVIAIALACNPKILIADEPTTALDVTIQAQILDLMKDLQKKIDTSIIFITHDLGVVANVADRVAVMYGGRIVEIGTVDEIFYNPKHPYTWGLISSMPSLDTKDDELYAIPGSPPDLLDPPKGDAFAPRNEYALKIDLEKQPPMFKVSDTHYAATWLLHPDAPKVEPPEAVKKRMQQFKANSTSPKKEGK from the coding sequence GTGGAAAAAATTTTAGAAGTGAAAGATTTAAACATTTCTTTCCATACGTTTGCCGGCGAAGTAAAGGCCATTCGTGGAGTTAACTTTGATTTATACAAAGGTGAAACGTTAGCGATTGTAGGGGAATCAGGTTCCGGTAAATCGGTAACAACGAAATCGATTATGCGTCTGTTACCAGAGCATAACTCGGAAATTAAAGGCGGACAAATTTTATTTGAAGGAAAAGATTTAGCAAAAGCATCGGAAAAAGAGATGCAAAAAATTCGCGGAAAAGACATTTCAATGATTTTCCAAGACCCAATGACATCACTGAACCCAACGATGACAGTTGGTAAACAAATTATGGAACCATTGTTAAAACACCAAAAATTAAGTAAAGCGGAAGCAAAACAACGGGCGATTGAATTGTTAAAGCTTGTCGGTATTCCGAAACCAGAAATTCGGTTTAAACAATATCCACACCAATTCTCTGGTGGTATGAGACAACGTGTTGTAATTGCGATTGCGCTAGCTTGTAATCCAAAAATATTAATTGCCGATGAACCAACTACGGCTCTTGACGTAACGATTCAAGCGCAAATTCTTGATCTGATGAAAGACTTACAAAAGAAAATTGATACGTCCATTATTTTTATCACCCACGACTTAGGGGTTGTAGCGAACGTTGCTGATCGTGTAGCTGTTATGTACGGAGGACGTATTGTTGAAATTGGAACAGTAGATGAAATTTTCTATAATCCGAAACATCCTTACACATGGGGACTCATTAGCTCCATGCCAAGCTTAGATACAAAAGATGATGAACTATATGCTATTCCAGGTTCACCACCAGACTTACTTGACCCTCCGAAAGGGGATGCGTTTGCTCCGCGAAATGAATATGCGTTAAAAATTGATTTAGAAAAACAGCCGCCAATGTTCAAAGTGTCGGATACTCATTATGCAGCCACATGGTTACTACATCCAGATGCACCAAAAGTGGAACCGCCAGAAGCGGTGAAGAAGCGGATGCAACAGTTTAAAGCAAACAGCACATCTCCCAAAAAGGAGGGGAAATAA
- a CDS encoding ATP-binding cassette domain-containing protein, whose protein sequence is MEQREKLLEIKNLKQYFNVGKPNEVRAVDDISFDIYKGETLGLVGESGCGKSTTGRTIIRLYDATDGEVLFKGKNVHGKKSRAELKEFNRKMQMIFQDPYASLNPRMKVADIIAEGIDIHGLAKSKEERMEKVYQLLETVGLNREHANRYPHEFSGGQRQRIGIARALAVEPEFIIADEPISALDVSIQAQVVNLMKKLQKEKGLTYLFIAHDLSMVKYISDRIGVMYFGKLVELAPSDELYNNPIHPYTQALLSAIPLPDPEYERSRKRKIYDPSIHNYKEGEEVKMREVKPGHFVYCSESEFEMYKRKYGQ, encoded by the coding sequence ATGGAGCAAAGAGAAAAGTTACTCGAAATTAAAAATTTAAAGCAATATTTTAACGTGGGAAAACCAAACGAAGTACGGGCGGTTGACGACATTTCCTTTGATATTTATAAAGGAGAAACATTAGGACTGGTTGGTGAGTCCGGTTGTGGAAAATCAACGACTGGGCGTACGATTATTCGTCTGTATGATGCGACAGATGGAGAAGTTCTATTCAAAGGAAAAAACGTACATGGTAAAAAATCTCGTGCGGAATTGAAAGAATTTAACCGTAAGATGCAGATGATTTTCCAAGACCCTTACGCATCGTTAAACCCACGGATGAAGGTGGCTGATATTATTGCCGAGGGTATTGATATTCATGGGCTAGCTAAATCGAAAGAAGAACGGATGGAAAAAGTTTATCAACTGTTAGAAACAGTTGGTTTGAACCGTGAGCACGCCAACCGTTACCCACACGAATTCTCTGGCGGTCAACGGCAACGGATCGGAATTGCCCGCGCATTAGCGGTTGAACCTGAATTCATTATTGCGGACGAGCCAATATCTGCCCTTGACGTATCCATCCAGGCCCAAGTCGTTAACTTAATGAAAAAACTCCAAAAAGAAAAAGGGTTAACCTATTTATTCATTGCTCACGATTTATCGATGGTTAAATACATTAGTGACCGTATTGGGGTAATGTATTTTGGTAAATTAGTAGAGTTAGCACCAAGTGATGAGCTGTACAACAATCCAATTCATCCATATACTCAAGCATTGTTATCAGCCATACCGTTACCAGATCCAGAATATGAGCGCTCCCGTAAACGGAAAATTTATGATCCAAGCATTCATAACTACAAAGAAGGCGAAGAAGTAAAAATGCGTGAAGTGAAACCAGGTCACTTCGTCTACTGTTCAGAATCAGAATTTGAAATGTATAAACGTAAATACGGTCAATAA
- a CDS encoding putative glycoside hydrolase, translating into MKRLTFFLVIVLILSLSTPVFGTQTYLIHTERKHGPLTKQWEQPLKRFVYDSGLTFQYPDAVRGIYVTGHSAGGNRFQELIQLIESSDLNTMVIDIKDDWGNLTYVPSENSPFYDIGQNYIKDPKALLKTLEEKQIYPIARIVVFKDSVLSRKKPEWSFVNQNQVWKNGRGESFVNPFVKDVWNYNVQIAIEAAKMGFQEIQFDYVRFPEGFEKRDKILTYSMGDYEQIELDNVQKRVKAVTDFVAYAKKQLEPYGVKVSVDIFGYTATLPEAPGIGQNFSKISEHVDVISSMIYPSHWTSYFGISKPDLEPYRLVSEYAKVENEKLSQLESPPISRPWIQDFTASWLGKGNYQVYGKEEVEAQIRALHDHGIQEFLIWNAGNHYTPGVDYTP; encoded by the coding sequence ATCAAACGATTAACCTTTTTTCTCGTCATCGTGCTTATTCTGTCCCTTTCTACACCTGTTTTCGGGACACAAACGTACCTCATCCACACTGAAAGAAAACATGGCCCGTTGACGAAACAATGGGAACAACCTTTAAAACGGTTTGTGTATGATTCGGGATTGACGTTTCAATATCCAGATGCCGTCCGAGGAATTTATGTAACGGGACATTCAGCCGGGGGCAACCGTTTTCAAGAACTCATTCAGCTTATTGAATCAAGTGATTTAAATACCATGGTAATTGATATTAAAGACGATTGGGGCAATTTAACATATGTTCCAAGTGAGAATTCTCCTTTTTATGACATTGGACAAAATTATATAAAAGATCCAAAAGCATTATTAAAAACGTTAGAAGAAAAACAAATTTATCCGATCGCCCGTATCGTCGTCTTTAAAGATTCGGTATTATCACGTAAAAAGCCGGAGTGGTCCTTTGTCAATCAAAATCAAGTATGGAAAAATGGGCGTGGGGAGTCGTTTGTAAATCCATTCGTCAAAGATGTTTGGAATTATAACGTACAAATTGCTATAGAAGCAGCAAAAATGGGATTTCAAGAAATTCAATTTGATTACGTACGGTTCCCAGAAGGATTTGAAAAACGTGATAAAATTTTGACATACAGTATGGGTGACTATGAACAAATCGAGCTAGATAATGTTCAAAAACGAGTAAAAGCGGTCACCGATTTTGTGGCCTATGCAAAAAAACAGCTAGAACCTTATGGTGTAAAGGTTTCCGTCGATATTTTCGGATATACGGCTACTCTACCAGAAGCGCCTGGCATTGGACAAAATTTCTCCAAAATATCAGAACATGTTGATGTGATTTCTTCGATGATTTATCCAAGTCATTGGACTTCGTATTTTGGCATTAGTAAACCTGACTTAGAGCCATATCGACTAGTAAGCGAGTATGCAAAAGTAGAGAATGAAAAATTAAGTCAACTCGAATCCCCGCCAATCTCGCGTCCATGGATTCAAGATTTTACCGCCTCTTGGTTAGGGAAAGGTAATTATCAAGTGTATGGAAAAGAAGAAGTGGAAGCCCAAATACGTGCGTTACATGATCATGGTATACAAGAGTTTTTAATTTGGAATGCAGGTAACCATTATACACCAGGAGTCGATTATACGCCTTAA